From Alteromonas australica, one genomic window encodes:
- a CDS encoding RNA polymerase sigma factor FliA, which yields MNSKAAAYQQQTDRSQLVERHAPLVKRIAHHLMARLPASVLVDDLIQSGMIGLLEAARNFDGSKGASFETFAGIRIRGAMLDEIRKGDWTPRSVHKNGRAITEAISLVESETGRDARDVDIAAKLNVSMQDYHQMLNEVNAGKLVGIEDLGVSEDVISTEQNRGSDAPLEDLMQGAFQKALAHAITTLPEREAIVLSLYYDEELNLREIGEVLDVSESRVSQIHSQAMLKLKSRMKSWQADEE from the coding sequence TTGAATAGCAAGGCAGCCGCTTATCAACAACAAACAGATAGGTCGCAACTCGTAGAGCGTCACGCTCCACTAGTAAAACGAATAGCCCATCACTTGATGGCCCGGCTCCCTGCCAGCGTGTTGGTAGATGATCTTATCCAGTCGGGAATGATTGGCTTATTAGAAGCAGCACGAAATTTCGATGGCTCGAAAGGCGCAAGTTTTGAGACATTTGCCGGTATTCGTATTCGCGGCGCCATGCTAGATGAAATACGCAAGGGTGATTGGACACCACGTTCGGTACATAAAAATGGTCGTGCCATCACCGAGGCCATTTCATTAGTCGAAAGTGAAACAGGCAGAGACGCGCGGGATGTAGATATTGCTGCTAAGCTAAATGTCAGCATGCAAGACTATCATCAAATGCTGAATGAAGTGAATGCAGGCAAGTTGGTAGGCATTGAAGATTTAGGTGTTTCGGAAGATGTGATTTCTACCGAGCAAAATCGTGGTTCCGACGCGCCCCTAGAGGATTTGATGCAAGGTGCGTTTCAAAAAGCGTTAGCGCATGCGATTACTACCTTGCCAGAGCGAGAAGCGATAGTGCTGTCTTTATACTATGATGAAGAACTGAACCTCAGAGAAATAGGTGAAGTTCTTGATGTGAGTGAGTCAAGAGTCAGTCAAATTCACAGTCAGGCCATGTTAAAACTCAAATCACGAATGAAGTCGTGGCAAGCTGACGAAGAATAG
- a CDS encoding chemotaxis protein CheA, with protein MSFDVDEDILQDFLVEAGEILEQLQEQLVDLENNPEDADLLNAIFRGYHTVKGGAGFLSLTELVEICHGAENVFDVMRNGQRTLTPELMDIILQATDVVVEMFENVKSREPLVPADAKLVDTLHKLSHPETPGENIFGDDDASAPPAPSSEAPEEEFAIEEPAAQEAASDGGIDDISEDEFEALLDELHGSSAPGAASKAAPAPAAPTPTPPAGGDDITDDEFEALLDELHGKGQFSNEEAAEPAKPAAQQPTAPAGSDDEISDDEFEALLDQLHGSGQGPSKKEEAPSKPAPAPVDEKATQAVQKAKQQQAAASAPKAAPAPKAPAAKAPAAKEAAKKDDKKAAQAPPQAETTVRVDTKRLDQIMNMVGELVLVRNRLLSLGINTNDESMTKAIANLDVVTGDLQGAVMKTRMQPIKKVFGRFPRVVRDLARSLKKEITLQLEGEETDLDKNLVEALADPLVHLVRNSVDHGVEMPDDRAAAGKPRMGTVKLSASQEGDHILLTIEDDGKGMDPDKLKDIAISRGVLDADAAARMSDVEAFNLIFAPGFSTKTEISDISGRGVGMDVVKTKINQLNGTVNIDSQLGKGTRLDIKVPLTLAILPTLMIVVGKQTFALPLGAVNEIINMDIKKTNTVDGQLTMIVRSKAIPLFFLGEWLIRGPKNIHKEKGHVVVVQIGTQQVGFVVDALIGQEEVVIKPLDALLQGTPGMAGATITSDGGIALILDIPSLLKRYARKPLK; from the coding sequence ATGTCGTTTGATGTTGACGAGGATATATTACAGGACTTTCTGGTTGAGGCCGGGGAGATACTTGAACAATTACAAGAACAGCTCGTTGATCTTGAAAACAATCCAGAGGATGCAGATTTATTAAATGCAATCTTTCGGGGTTACCATACTGTCAAAGGTGGAGCAGGATTTTTATCACTCACTGAGTTGGTTGAAATTTGCCACGGCGCAGAAAATGTTTTTGACGTCATGCGCAACGGTCAAAGAACCTTAACACCAGAGCTTATGGACATCATATTACAAGCCACCGATGTGGTTGTAGAGATGTTCGAAAATGTAAAATCGCGCGAGCCTCTTGTACCCGCAGACGCGAAGTTAGTCGATACACTGCATAAGTTAAGTCATCCTGAAACGCCAGGGGAGAATATCTTCGGTGACGATGACGCGTCTGCCCCGCCAGCGCCGAGTAGTGAGGCACCAGAAGAAGAGTTTGCCATTGAAGAGCCAGCGGCTCAGGAAGCTGCATCTGACGGTGGTATTGACGATATAAGCGAAGACGAATTTGAAGCACTTCTTGATGAGCTTCACGGCTCTAGTGCACCTGGCGCAGCGTCCAAAGCGGCACCAGCGCCTGCAGCGCCAACGCCAACGCCTCCAGCCGGGGGTGACGATATTACAGACGATGAATTTGAAGCACTGCTCGATGAGCTTCATGGAAAAGGTCAATTCAGTAATGAAGAGGCCGCCGAGCCGGCAAAACCCGCAGCGCAACAACCTACTGCACCAGCAGGTTCAGACGACGAAATATCTGATGATGAGTTTGAAGCACTGCTAGATCAACTTCATGGCTCAGGACAAGGGCCATCGAAGAAAGAGGAAGCTCCCTCTAAACCGGCCCCAGCGCCTGTGGACGAGAAGGCGACTCAAGCGGTACAAAAGGCGAAGCAACAGCAAGCGGCTGCATCTGCACCGAAGGCCGCGCCAGCGCCCAAAGCGCCGGCAGCTAAGGCTCCAGCAGCGAAAGAAGCCGCTAAGAAAGACGATAAAAAAGCCGCGCAAGCTCCGCCGCAAGCAGAGACAACGGTTCGGGTTGACACCAAACGCCTTGATCAAATCATGAATATGGTGGGTGAACTGGTATTGGTACGTAACCGATTGCTAAGTCTTGGTATTAATACCAATGACGAAAGCATGACAAAGGCCATCGCCAATCTCGACGTGGTTACCGGTGACTTGCAAGGTGCGGTGATGAAAACGCGCATGCAGCCCATCAAGAAAGTGTTTGGGCGTTTCCCTCGCGTTGTACGAGATTTGGCGCGAAGCCTGAAAAAAGAAATTACGCTGCAACTAGAAGGTGAAGAGACCGATTTAGATAAGAACTTAGTAGAAGCATTGGCTGATCCATTGGTTCACTTAGTTCGAAACTCGGTAGACCATGGTGTCGAAATGCCAGATGACCGTGCTGCGGCTGGTAAGCCTCGCATGGGAACAGTCAAATTGTCGGCCTCTCAAGAAGGGGACCATATCCTACTGACTATCGAAGATGATGGTAAGGGGATGGATCCTGACAAGCTAAAAGACATTGCGATAAGTCGTGGTGTACTCGACGCCGATGCCGCAGCGAGAATGTCTGACGTTGAAGCGTTTAACTTAATATTTGCGCCAGGCTTCTCCACGAAAACAGAAATCAGTGACATTTCTGGGCGTGGTGTAGGCATGGACGTAGTGAAAACCAAGATTAATCAACTGAATGGTACGGTTAACATCGACTCACAGTTGGGCAAAGGTACGCGCCTTGATATCAAGGTTCCGTTAACCTTAGCTATCCTGCCCACACTGATGATTGTCGTTGGCAAGCAAACTTTTGCTTTACCCTTAGGCGCGGTTAACGAAATCATTAATATGGACATCAAAAAGACCAATACCGTTGATGGCCAGTTAACAATGATTGTGCGCTCTAAAGCGATACCGTTGTTCTTCTTGGGTGAATGGTTAATTCGTGGCCCTAAAAATATTCATAAAGAAAAAGGTCACGTTGTCGTCGTTCAAATAGGCACGCAGCAAGTTGGTTTTGTAGTAGATGCATTGATTGGACAGGAAGAAGTCGTCATTAAACCGCTAGATGCCTTGTTACAGGGAACGCCTGGCATGGCTGGCGCTACAATCACTTCTGATGGCGGTATCGCCCTCATCCTAGACATTCCAAGTTTACTTAAACGGTACGCGCGTAAACCTTTAAAGTAG
- the flhF gene encoding flagellar biosynthesis protein FlhF, whose protein sequence is MKIRRFFGKDMREALSQVKAELGSDAVIMSNRKVADGIELVAAYDKEPEAKLSVSKPAQKAASTPQQQPMPSLSEIIGDDGPDSLKALLEKQHGGKNQSATKASAYKDEARPVGGNPQHANDIASHLDFSEAFIDEVESTPAADSFPSHQAASIDDSNTQSSGELAQIKEELASLRNVLQHQVADLMEAKQRRQQPVHHYLIQRLTDMGLSHSLASQLISYTPAHYNERDAWVYLLNLLANRINVTGNDILTQQGAVALVGPTGTGKTTTVAKLAARYAQKYGADSVAMITIDTYRIAAFEQLATYGKIIGCTVRKAQSSEELADLLFQLRHKRLVLIDTAGFSQRDSRLIKQIQQFENGQMQPVKKYLVAQANTQYPALQRIIEAYDGIELNGCIFTKLDECYSLGEVLSAAVEYQLPVSYVTDGQKVPEDIKVAEAKSLVSAAAKLYKKYGLNHTSSNNVIRTARAV, encoded by the coding sequence ATGAAAATCAGACGTTTTTTTGGCAAAGATATGCGTGAAGCATTAAGTCAGGTTAAGGCTGAGTTAGGCAGCGATGCTGTTATCATGTCTAACCGTAAAGTCGCCGATGGTATTGAGCTGGTTGCAGCCTATGACAAAGAGCCTGAAGCGAAACTGTCTGTGTCTAAACCAGCGCAAAAGGCGGCATCCACACCCCAGCAACAGCCAATGCCTAGTTTAAGCGAAATCATTGGAGATGATGGTCCAGATAGCCTAAAAGCCTTATTGGAAAAGCAGCATGGTGGAAAAAACCAGTCTGCGACTAAAGCCAGTGCTTACAAGGATGAGGCACGGCCAGTCGGCGGAAATCCACAACACGCTAACGATATAGCCTCTCACCTTGATTTTTCTGAAGCCTTTATTGATGAAGTTGAATCTACGCCAGCCGCTGATTCTTTTCCCTCCCATCAAGCGGCAAGTATTGACGACAGCAACACGCAATCTAGCGGTGAACTGGCTCAAATTAAAGAAGAGTTGGCATCGCTGCGCAATGTGTTGCAGCACCAAGTGGCCGACTTGATGGAAGCCAAGCAGCGCCGTCAGCAGCCGGTTCATCATTATTTAATACAGCGTCTTACTGATATGGGGCTAAGTCATTCTTTAGCTTCACAATTGATTAGTTATACACCAGCTCACTATAATGAACGTGATGCTTGGGTGTATCTTCTAAACCTATTGGCTAATCGCATTAATGTCACAGGTAACGATATACTTACCCAACAAGGTGCGGTTGCGTTAGTTGGGCCAACCGGTACAGGTAAGACAACCACCGTTGCTAAACTTGCTGCTCGCTATGCGCAAAAGTACGGCGCAGATTCAGTAGCAATGATTACAATAGATACCTATCGTATTGCCGCGTTCGAGCAGTTGGCGACATACGGAAAGATTATTGGTTGTACCGTGAGAAAAGCACAAAGTAGCGAAGAATTAGCGGATTTGCTTTTCCAATTACGCCACAAGCGACTAGTCTTAATTGACACCGCCGGTTTTAGTCAGCGAGATAGCCGATTAATTAAGCAAATTCAGCAATTTGAAAACGGTCAAATGCAGCCGGTGAAAAAATACTTAGTGGCGCAAGCGAATACGCAATACCCTGCTTTACAGCGTATTATTGAAGCGTACGATGGCATTGAGTTAAATGGGTGTATCTTCACGAAGCTAGATGAGTGCTACTCTTTAGGGGAAGTGCTTAGTGCTGCGGTAGAGTATCAGCTTCCAGTAAGCTATGTTACCGATGGACAGAAAGTACCAGAAGATATTAAGGTTGCTGAAGCAAAATCTTTAGTATCTGCTGCAGCAAAGCTTTATAAAAAGTATGGTTTGAATCATACTAGTAGCAATAATGTGATCAGAACAGCACGAGCAGTATGA
- a CDS encoding chemotaxis protein CheW, which translates to MSKQSPFAREDVMEAYLDSLLKEPEEDPGDVTARTSRLLEQAAQQLAESGLSADETFSIEETTIKPEVPVETPLPPVVEKRDIPSSVEAEEGENSDAQLIEDINEQAFSEVSAGQEGGNIPPEQKIPLKDTLDSRFQALFFEVAGLTLAVPLTTLGGIHQLDKVGPLFGKPDWFMGVMIHREEKINVVDSAKWVMPEKYDENLAQSLNYRYLIMLGDSWWGMACEKLVNTVTLTKADVKWRESVGKRPWLAGMVKEKMCALIDVSELISMLNKGLGSNDQTP; encoded by the coding sequence ATGAGTAAGCAGTCTCCCTTCGCGCGAGAAGACGTTATGGAAGCCTATCTAGATAGCCTTCTAAAAGAGCCTGAGGAAGATCCAGGCGATGTGACTGCGCGTACCTCTAGGTTATTAGAGCAAGCTGCTCAGCAACTCGCAGAGAGCGGGTTAAGTGCAGATGAAACATTCAGTATTGAAGAGACAACGATTAAACCAGAGGTACCGGTGGAAACCCCGCTTCCTCCTGTTGTCGAAAAAAGGGATATACCCTCTTCAGTGGAAGCCGAGGAAGGTGAAAATAGCGACGCTCAACTGATTGAAGATATCAATGAGCAGGCTTTTTCAGAGGTTTCGGCGGGTCAAGAAGGCGGAAATATACCGCCAGAGCAAAAAATTCCACTAAAGGATACTCTCGATTCTCGCTTTCAAGCGTTATTCTTTGAGGTAGCGGGTTTGACCCTCGCGGTTCCACTGACTACGCTTGGTGGAATACATCAACTTGATAAAGTGGGGCCTCTTTTTGGTAAGCCTGATTGGTTTATGGGTGTGATGATCCATCGAGAGGAAAAAATTAATGTGGTTGACAGTGCAAAGTGGGTTATGCCAGAAAAATATGACGAAAACCTCGCACAATCTCTAAACTACCGATATCTTATTATGTTAGGAGATAGCTGGTGGGGGATGGCTTGCGAAAAGCTCGTCAATACTGTCACTTTAACGAAAGCTGACGTCAAATGGCGTGAGTCTGTAGGTAAGCGTCCTTGGTTAGCGGGGATGGTAAAAGAAAAAATGTGCGCGTTAATTGACGTTAGCGAATTAATATCTATGCTTAACAAAGGCTTAGGCAGTAACGACCAGACGCCATAG
- a CDS encoding MinD/ParA family ATP-binding protein — protein MIDDQASSLRKMKQSRLIKVIAVTGGKGGVGKTNITLNTAIAMAKQGKRVMVLDADLGLANVDVMLGLRVEKNLSHVLSGECTLDEVLVTGPHGIKIAPATSGTQSMAELSPTEHAGLIRAFSELRSQIDVLIVDTAAGISDMVLSFSKASQDIMVVVCDEPTSLTDAYALIKILNREHGVFRFKIVANMVRDVREGQELFSKLSKVTGRFLDVALELVATVPFDENIRKAVRKQTSIVDAYPSSPAAVAIGQLANKALSWPIPAQPGGHLEFFIEQLVSDKAVGNQR, from the coding sequence ATGATTGACGATCAAGCGAGTAGCTTACGAAAAATGAAGCAATCACGGTTAATCAAGGTTATCGCAGTCACCGGTGGTAAAGGTGGCGTCGGTAAAACAAATATAACGCTTAACACCGCTATTGCGATGGCAAAGCAAGGAAAGCGTGTCATGGTATTGGATGCAGACTTAGGTTTGGCCAATGTTGATGTCATGCTTGGGCTTAGGGTAGAAAAGAACTTATCCCATGTGCTGTCTGGCGAATGCACCTTAGATGAGGTGTTAGTCACTGGACCACACGGAATAAAGATTGCGCCAGCCACTTCAGGTACGCAGTCTATGGCTGAGTTGTCTCCTACTGAACATGCCGGGTTAATCCGCGCGTTCAGTGAGTTACGCTCGCAAATTGATGTGCTTATTGTCGATACCGCCGCCGGTATTTCAGATATGGTGCTCAGTTTTTCAAAAGCCTCACAAGACATCATGGTGGTAGTTTGTGATGAACCAACATCACTGACCGACGCTTACGCGCTGATAAAAATACTCAACCGAGAGCACGGTGTGTTTCGCTTCAAAATTGTGGCAAACATGGTGCGTGACGTGCGCGAAGGGCAAGAGTTATTTAGTAAGTTATCAAAAGTAACCGGGCGCTTTCTTGATGTTGCCTTAGAATTAGTGGCGACAGTTCCCTTTGATGAGAACATCCGTAAAGCGGTGAGAAAGCAAACTTCTATTGTAGATGCGTACCCAAGCTCGCCCGCAGCGGTAGCTATTGGTCAGTTGGCGAATAAAGCATTGTCATGGCCTATTCCCGCGCAACCAGGTGGCCATTTAGAGTTCTTTATAGAGCAGTTGGTGTCGGATAAAGCAGTAGGAAATCAGCGTTGA
- the cheY gene encoding chemotaxis response regulator CheY, whose translation MDKSMKILVVDDFSTMRRIIKNLLKDLGFSNIQEADDGSTALPMLQQGDFDFVVTDWNMPGMQGIDLLRAIRADDKLKHLPVLMVTAEAKKEQIVAAAQAGVNGYVVKPFTAATLKEKLDKIFERLG comes from the coding sequence TTGGATAAAAGTATGAAAATTCTTGTGGTTGATGATTTTTCTACCATGAGACGTATCATAAAAAACCTGCTTAAAGATTTGGGTTTCTCCAATATCCAGGAAGCGGATGACGGCAGTACCGCCTTACCTATGCTACAGCAAGGCGATTTCGATTTTGTAGTAACCGATTGGAACATGCCAGGCATGCAAGGCATCGATCTGTTACGCGCAATTCGCGCTGACGATAAGCTTAAGCATTTGCCTGTGTTAATGGTAACAGCAGAAGCGAAAAAAGAGCAGATTGTTGCGGCAGCGCAAGCCGGTGTAAACGGTTACGTTGTTAAGCCATTCACTGCTGCTACGTTAAAAGAGAAGCTCGATAAAATTTTCGAACGTTTAGGTTGA
- a CDS encoding chemotaxis protein CheW — MSDERTNSNATDSNDEILQWVTYRLGEETYGINVMQVQEVLRYTEIAPVPGAPDYVLGIINLRGNVVTVIDTRARFGLPPTEITDNTRIVIIESDEQVVGILVDSVAEVVYLRSSEIDSAPNVGTEESAKFIQGVSNRDGELLILVDLNKLLSDDEWDELSSL; from the coding sequence ATGAGCGATGAAAGAACAAACAGTAATGCCACCGACAGCAACGATGAAATCCTTCAATGGGTTACTTATCGCCTAGGTGAAGAAACTTACGGTATTAACGTAATGCAAGTTCAAGAAGTATTACGTTATACCGAAATAGCGCCAGTGCCCGGCGCGCCTGATTATGTATTAGGGATCATAAACCTACGCGGAAACGTGGTTACGGTTATTGATACCCGAGCGCGTTTTGGGTTACCCCCTACGGAAATTACCGACAATACGCGGATCGTTATCATCGAGTCAGATGAGCAAGTGGTAGGTATCCTGGTCGATAGCGTGGCAGAAGTGGTTTATTTACGCTCTTCTGAAATAGATAGTGCGCCGAACGTGGGTACTGAGGAAAGTGCTAAATTTATCCAAGGTGTGAGTAACCGAGATGGTGAACTTCTCATTTTGGTAGATTTGAACAAACTCCTTAGTGATGATGAATGGGATGAGCTAAGTAGCTTATAA
- a CDS encoding ParA family protein: MKVWTVANQKGGVGKTTTTVSLGGLLAQAGKRVLMVDTDPHASLSYYFGIDAEALSHSVYDIFIQSPDISADKVMDCLCPTKLDNLYVLPATMALATLDRTMGSEQGMGLVLKKALAKVEHEFDVVIIDCPPVLGVLMVNALAACHKVIVPTQTEYLALKGLDRMIRTMEIMGRSLQKSFDTVIIPTMFDKRTNAALASRERLMTDYGERVWTGVVPVDTHFRDASLVQLPISVAYPKTRGVTAYAKLLEVLEK, encoded by the coding sequence ATGAAGGTGTGGACAGTTGCAAACCAAAAAGGCGGGGTAGGGAAAACCACGACAACCGTTTCACTGGGTGGATTATTGGCACAGGCGGGGAAGCGTGTGCTTATGGTCGATACTGATCCCCACGCGTCTTTAAGTTATTATTTTGGAATCGATGCAGAAGCGCTAAGTCATTCGGTTTACGATATTTTTATTCAATCTCCAGACATATCTGCCGATAAAGTGATGGACTGTTTGTGTCCTACCAAGTTGGACAACCTATACGTATTGCCCGCGACAATGGCATTAGCTACCCTAGATAGAACCATGGGGAGCGAACAAGGTATGGGTTTAGTGCTGAAAAAGGCACTGGCCAAGGTAGAGCACGAGTTTGATGTAGTCATTATTGATTGTCCGCCTGTACTTGGGGTATTAATGGTTAACGCACTTGCAGCGTGCCATAAAGTGATTGTGCCAACGCAAACCGAGTACTTAGCATTAAAAGGTCTCGATCGCATGATTCGAACCATGGAAATTATGGGGCGCTCATTACAAAAGTCGTTTGATACTGTCATTATTCCGACCATGTTTGACAAACGTACTAATGCCGCATTGGCGTCTCGTGAACGACTCATGACCGATTACGGCGAGCGGGTTTGGACAGGTGTTGTGCCCGTTGATACTCACTTTAGAGATGCAAGTCTTGTACAGTTACCTATTTCAGTCGCGTACCCGAAAACACGTGGTGTCACGGCCTATGCAAAATTATTAGAGGTTTTGGAGAAATAA
- a CDS encoding protein phosphatase CheZ, with translation MSTQVNVPITLEEAKQLVAYLEEGDSASANAILEAASMKESIELFAEVGKLTRQLHDALNNFQIDDRIKNLANDDIPDAQSRLTYVIEETEKAANTTMDAVEASMPIAELLSSRISSVMPEWKKLMSRQIELGEFKALCADLDELLEDGAEQSAKLTQLLTEVLMAQGYQDLTGQVIRRVIDLVKEVEDSLVNMLTMFGEPETSEQTKTPVETVKKIDGVEAEGPIIDADTRDDVVSGQDDVDDLLSSLGF, from the coding sequence ATGTCAACACAAGTAAATGTTCCTATTACCCTTGAAGAAGCCAAACAATTGGTTGCCTATTTGGAAGAGGGTGATTCTGCTTCAGCTAATGCCATCTTAGAAGCGGCGTCAATGAAAGAGTCTATTGAGCTCTTCGCCGAGGTTGGAAAATTGACGCGCCAACTTCACGACGCGTTAAACAACTTCCAAATTGATGATCGCATCAAAAACTTGGCCAATGATGATATTCCCGATGCGCAATCGCGTCTTACCTATGTCATTGAAGAAACAGAAAAAGCCGCAAATACCACTATGGATGCCGTTGAGGCCAGCATGCCAATTGCTGAACTATTAAGTTCACGCATAAGCAGCGTGATGCCAGAGTGGAAAAAACTAATGAGCCGTCAAATCGAACTAGGCGAATTCAAAGCTTTATGTGCAGATTTAGACGAATTGTTGGAAGACGGCGCTGAACAATCAGCTAAACTTACACAGTTACTGACCGAAGTGTTAATGGCACAAGGTTATCAGGACCTGACCGGGCAAGTGATTCGCCGGGTTATAGATTTGGTTAAGGAAGTTGAAGATAGCTTAGTAAACATGCTTACTATGTTTGGTGAGCCTGAGACATCTGAACAGACGAAAACACCGGTCGAAACGGTCAAGAAGATCGATGGTGTAGAGGCGGAAGGCCCCATTATCGATGCCGACACGCGAGATGACGTTGTGTCTGGCCAAGATGATGTTGATGACCTTTTGTCTAGCTTAGGTTTTTAG
- a CDS encoding protein-glutamate methylesterase/protein-glutamine glutaminase codes for MVFKVLVVDDSSFYRRRVREILDDDRELEVVGEAKNGREALEKIDALAPDVVTMDVEMPVMDGISAVKAIMAKRPLPILMFSSLTHHGAQATLDALEAGALDFLPKKFEDIAKDRKDAARMLCTKVRLIARRSGGLSRPLLKRIETRKLPANAPRQPFLKSSSLLSGRKEAVTQPTVSSVKASGKKYQCLAIGASTGGPVALQKVLTPLPADFPYPILLVQHMPGTFTHAFAQRLNTHCHIGVKEAEHGDVLKPGVAYLAPGGKQMLIEGQGVKKTIAITDANPSDKISYKPSVDLTFGTLAKAYGGDVLGVILTGMGADGREGCRVLKDKGATIWAQDQASCVVYGMPQAVAVAGVSEKSINIDDMSTCIQTEMK; via the coding sequence ATGGTCTTTAAAGTCCTGGTGGTGGACGATTCGTCTTTTTATCGTCGTCGGGTTCGCGAGATACTTGACGATGATAGAGAGCTAGAAGTTGTTGGCGAAGCCAAGAATGGTCGAGAAGCCCTAGAGAAAATTGACGCGTTAGCGCCAGATGTTGTGACAATGGACGTAGAAATGCCCGTGATGGACGGGATTTCTGCCGTTAAAGCAATTATGGCCAAGCGACCACTGCCTATTTTAATGTTTTCATCTCTTACACATCATGGCGCGCAGGCGACCTTAGACGCACTTGAAGCAGGTGCTTTAGACTTTCTTCCTAAAAAGTTTGAAGATATCGCTAAGGATAGAAAAGACGCAGCTCGCATGTTATGTACTAAGGTGCGGTTAATTGCACGGCGAAGTGGGGGCTTAAGTCGGCCTTTACTCAAGCGGATAGAAACTCGCAAGCTGCCCGCCAATGCACCTAGGCAACCCTTTTTAAAGTCGTCCAGTTTATTGTCGGGTAGAAAAGAGGCTGTCACTCAGCCCACAGTATCGTCGGTAAAGGCGTCAGGTAAAAAGTACCAGTGTCTTGCTATAGGTGCCTCTACAGGCGGACCCGTAGCGCTTCAGAAAGTACTCACGCCACTGCCCGCAGATTTTCCGTACCCGATATTATTGGTTCAGCATATGCCTGGCACGTTTACTCACGCATTTGCGCAGCGGCTTAATACTCACTGCCATATTGGGGTGAAAGAGGCTGAGCATGGCGATGTGCTAAAACCTGGTGTTGCTTATTTGGCGCCAGGGGGCAAGCAGATGCTTATTGAAGGGCAAGGTGTTAAAAAGACGATTGCCATTACAGATGCGAATCCCTCTGACAAAATTAGCTACAAACCCAGCGTTGATTTAACGTTTGGAACGCTAGCAAAAGCCTATGGCGGAGACGTACTAGGTGTAATCCTGACCGGAATGGGGGCTGATGGCCGAGAGGGCTGTCGTGTATTGAAAGACAAAGGGGCGACAATATGGGCACAAGATCAAGCTTCTTGTGTGGTATATGGAATGCCGCAAGCCGTTGCAGTGGCGGGTGTCTCGGAAAAAAGTATCAATATTGACGATATGAGTACCTGTATCCAAACTGAAATGAAGTAA
- a CDS encoding DUF2802 domain-containing protein has product MPFLFNDFTKLKGLAQMEMQFIAPTLYESILLVLVVVLSLLIVWLFKQIRSLQQGIKNLEAKYDSRLEETVSSVRNFAHQQNEEQARNLVVTRHIQALQGKFDDLENQLREVKLQDPSLRLYQRAAELVKQGASIEEIMEACDIPRAEAEMLSMVHRQPAGS; this is encoded by the coding sequence TTGCCTTTTTTGTTTAATGACTTCACCAAGTTAAAAGGCCTAGCGCAAATGGAAATGCAGTTCATCGCACCGACACTTTATGAAAGTATATTGCTGGTGCTCGTTGTTGTGCTTTCATTATTAATAGTTTGGCTGTTTAAGCAAATAAGATCACTCCAGCAAGGGATCAAAAACCTAGAAGCCAAGTATGATAGCCGTTTAGAAGAAACGGTCTCTTCGGTTCGCAACTTTGCCCATCAGCAAAATGAAGAGCAAGCTCGCAACCTCGTGGTGACGCGACACATCCAAGCGTTACAAGGTAAGTTTGACGATCTTGAAAACCAACTGCGCGAAGTCAAACTACAAGATCCTTCCCTTCGCCTTTATCAACGCGCAGCTGAATTGGTGAAGCAAGGCGCCTCTATTGAAGAAATAATGGAGGCATGCGATATACCGCGTGCAGAGGCCGAAATGTTGAGTATGGTACACCGTCAACCCGCTGGCTCTTAA